The Acetonema longum DSM 6540 DNA window CCCCATCTGCGTCGTTGCTCCTGCGGGCGGGCGTTCGACGTACCCTGCGAACGTACAGTCTCACGCCCGTCCTCGTCGCGCCTAGCATCTGGGCCCTTTTGAACGGTCCCAGGTTCGAGGCCGCAGGTAAGCTTTGTGTATTTTTTCTTGTGTTTTAGACATGATTATGATACAATTTTTAGCGTGTAACATGGGCGGTCCGCTATTGTCCGGCAGGGGCGATATGAACGTCTGAATAAGGAGGATACAAATGGATATTATCAAAGCCCTTGAACAGGAACAGCTGCGCCAGGATATCCCGGCATTTCGTCCTGGGGATACGGTTCGCGTCCATGTAAAAGTAGTGGAAGGCAATCGTGAGCGTATTCAGGTTTTCGAAGGACTTGTCATCAACCGCAAAAGCGGCGGCGTCCGGGAAACCTTTACAGTACGCCGGATTTCGTATGGCGTAGGCGTGGAAAGAACATTTCCGGTACATTCTCCGCGGGTGGACAAAATTGAAGTGATGCGCCGCGGTATTGTACGTCGGGCAAAACTCTATTACTTGCGGAATTTGACCGGCAAAGCAG harbors:
- the rplS gene encoding 50S ribosomal protein L19 codes for the protein MDIIKALEQEQLRQDIPAFRPGDTVRVHVKVVEGNRERIQVFEGLVINRKSGGVRETFTVRRISYGVGVERTFPVHSPRVDKIEVMRRGIVRRAKLYYLRNLTGKAARIKEKR